From one Pseudopipra pipra isolate bDixPip1 chromosome 2, bDixPip1.hap1, whole genome shotgun sequence genomic stretch:
- the TMEM123 gene encoding porimin isoform X2, which translates to MRLLGGASCALLLLLLAPGSRNEDMNSTAPFTTISGQRLPDNSSSSNVTSVSSTQSAATSAGGVSTSTTHLTSTTQPTITNMSVSSTTQPTKTSQTIRSTTASSVTSSLYITVVTTSKISSTSVTATSKSEAVVAKTSRFDVGSFIGGIVLTLGVLVILYIGCKTYHSRRGIQYRTIDEHDAII; encoded by the exons ATGCGGCTCCTCGGCGGCGCGTCCTGcgcgctgctgctgctcctgctcgcCCCCGGCTCCC GAAATGAAGACATGAACAGCACTGCACCTTTTACTACGATTTCAGGCCAGAGGTTGCCAG acaATAGCAGTTCATCCAATGTCACTTCTGTGTCATCCACACAATCTGCAGCAACATCTGCAGGAG GTGTGTCCACCAGTACTACTCATCTGACCAGTACCACTCAGCCCACCATCACCAATATGTCTGTCAGCTCGACGACTCAGCCCACCAAAACCAGCCAGACAATAAGATCCACCACAGCTTCATCAGTCACATCATCACTCTATATTACAGTGGTGACCACTTCCAAGATTTCTTCCACTTCTGTAACGG ccACATCAAAATCTGAGGCTGTCGTAGCCAAAACCTCCAGGTTCGATGTGGGCAGTTTTATCGGTGGCATTGTGCTGACTCTTGGAGTCCTAGTTATTCTCTACATTGGGTGCAAAACCTATCACTCTAGAAGAGGCATTCAGTACAGAACCAT TGATGAACATGATGCCATCATTTAA
- the TMEM123 gene encoding porimin isoform X1 produces MLNGIWKADRLPSTAVSAVRRQRSWSSTPFPGVLADLQSATHFPGHPVKCGHLVAYYVIVTGNEDMNSTAPFTTISGQRLPDNSSSSNVTSVSSTQSAATSAGGVSTSTTHLTSTTQPTITNMSVSSTTQPTKTSQTIRSTTASSVTSSLYITVVTTSKISSTSVTATSKSEAVVAKTSRFDVGSFIGGIVLTLGVLVILYIGCKTYHSRRGIQYRTIDEHDAII; encoded by the exons ATGCTAAATGGCATTTGGAAAGCGGATCGCCTTCCATCAACAGCCGTGAGCGCTGTTCGCAGGCAGCGCTCCTGGAGCTCGACCCCGTTTCCAGGGGTGCTCGCAGACCTACAGAGCGCCACTCACTTCCCCGGGCACCCCGTGAAGTGCGGACATCTCGTCGCTTACTACGTTATTGTTACGG GAAATGAAGACATGAACAGCACTGCACCTTTTACTACGATTTCAGGCCAGAGGTTGCCAG acaATAGCAGTTCATCCAATGTCACTTCTGTGTCATCCACACAATCTGCAGCAACATCTGCAGGAG GTGTGTCCACCAGTACTACTCATCTGACCAGTACCACTCAGCCCACCATCACCAATATGTCTGTCAGCTCGACGACTCAGCCCACCAAAACCAGCCAGACAATAAGATCCACCACAGCTTCATCAGTCACATCATCACTCTATATTACAGTGGTGACCACTTCCAAGATTTCTTCCACTTCTGTAACGG ccACATCAAAATCTGAGGCTGTCGTAGCCAAAACCTCCAGGTTCGATGTGGGCAGTTTTATCGGTGGCATTGTGCTGACTCTTGGAGTCCTAGTTATTCTCTACATTGGGTGCAAAACCTATCACTCTAGAAGAGGCATTCAGTACAGAACCAT TGATGAACATGATGCCATCATTTAA